One Streptomyces hundungensis DNA segment encodes these proteins:
- a CDS encoding GTP-binding protein produces MDFASSSGGAARSTTSAKIVVAGGFGVGKTTFVGAVSEINPLRTEAVMTSASAGIDDLTHTGDKTTTTVAMDFGRITLDQDLILYLFGTPGQDRFWFMWDDLVRGAIGAVVLVDTRRLADCFPAVDYFENSGLPFVIALNGFDGHQPYTPDEVREALQIGPDTPIIVTDARHRADAKSALITLVEHALMARLK; encoded by the coding sequence GTGGACTTCGCAAGCTCTAGCGGCGGTGCCGCCCGTTCCACCACGTCGGCGAAGATCGTGGTGGCGGGCGGCTTCGGCGTGGGCAAGACCACGTTCGTCGGCGCGGTCTCGGAGATCAACCCCCTGCGCACCGAAGCCGTGATGACGTCCGCGAGCGCGGGCATCGACGACCTGACCCACACCGGGGACAAGACGACCACCACGGTCGCCATGGACTTCGGCCGCATCACCCTCGACCAGGACCTCATCCTCTACCTGTTCGGCACCCCCGGACAGGACCGCTTCTGGTTCATGTGGGACGACCTCGTCCGCGGCGCCATCGGCGCCGTCGTCCTCGTCGACACCCGCCGCCTCGCCGACTGCTTCCCCGCCGTCGACTACTTCGAAAACTCAGGACTCCCCTTCGTCATCGCCCTCAACGGCTTCGACGGACACCAGCCCTACACACCCGACGAAGTACGCGAAGCACTCCAGATCGGGCCCGACACCCCCATCATCGTCACCGACGCACGCCACCGCGCCGACGCCAAAAGCGCCCTCATCACCCTCGTCGAACACGCCCTCATGGCCCGCCTCAAGTAG
- a CDS encoding sensor histidine kinase, with product MKRSRTSSATQQARGNFTPPERTVVPPPARQTSAQDSAAKDAPGSSSRFSPRNWRVATRLNAILLIPVLVGLVMGGFEVNGSIATWRDARNAEKVANIVRAASDYGQALLNERDLTAEPLLQNKRDSDVVSKAYATSDAARAKFDEAVQGMPDTPSLKRRLAKVREAEKTLEDLRKTAYAKGVEAKNPVLTEEGYTAIPHYLSTFSNELGLGTGNITSYGRMVYAVDLAKSAESLQRSIGLHLLLRPSDDAKTFQMQVKAFNSYNYLEFIALGEFDAGGTDADSQHLKDVMTTRAAKVAQEFPGAKQQADNGPHIGAAPAADGSIYNGMAAAIGEGRTVKQLKAEGITPEAWMAASTSKFDGYSEIEDDLVGKAVTEAGQIADDAKSTAYINGAIVVVSLLAAFILAGMVARQMSRSMRRLRNAAFDVAEQRLPMLVDQLSRTEPGRVDTRVEAIPIDSTDEIGEVARAFDQVHREAVRLAAEQALLRGNVNAIFTNLSRRNQSLIEGQLTLITDLENNEADPDQLESLFKLDHLATRMRRNGENLLVLAGEEPGRRWDQPVPLVDVLRAASSEVESYERIELSGVPEAEIHGRAVTDLVHLLAELLENATTFSSPQTKVRVTATRLPDGRVMVEIHDKGIGLTAEDFADINHRLANPPTVDAAVSQRMGLFVVGRLADRHGIRVQLRPSGEQAGTTSLVMLPDPITHGGGGESASMGDDFTVSSIIPEQHQQQPYEAAPAPMRTAAELGFDDSRYETGEQADPHELDPVNRSLMREERRAALEAQAQGGERPLFRDEVEPQQHQAYDGSYDNQQQYLGQDQSYEGSYEPQRTDGYDGSYQNQPYAPEHTGGYAQDSYAPQDGYRESAYPEGSYAEPTADQGPFEAPYSPQAPQDDWPRDNTYQEPYAAPFQPEAESAEEPRGVPGGAADRVGFDRPGATPAPAHELTDAGLPRRGGPQGWTAESEQEQERPETSDGPAGDWRSTNDERWTRAEKLREPKAGGVTPSGLPRRVPKANLVEGAAEQTPQGGPQVSRAPEDVRGRLSNLRRGVQQGRNAGSETSNTYNQER from the coding sequence GTGAAGCGAAGCAGGACGAGCTCCGCGACGCAGCAGGCGCGGGGCAACTTCACCCCGCCCGAGCGCACGGTGGTGCCACCACCGGCGCGCCAGACCTCTGCCCAGGACTCCGCCGCCAAGGACGCCCCGGGCAGCAGCAGCCGTTTCTCGCCGCGCAACTGGCGAGTGGCCACCCGGCTGAACGCGATCCTGCTCATCCCCGTCCTCGTCGGCCTCGTCATGGGCGGCTTCGAGGTGAACGGGTCCATAGCCACCTGGCGCGACGCCCGTAACGCCGAGAAGGTCGCGAACATCGTGCGCGCCGCCTCCGACTACGGCCAGGCGCTCCTCAACGAGCGTGACCTCACCGCCGAGCCCCTCTTGCAGAACAAGCGGGACAGCGACGTGGTCAGCAAGGCGTACGCCACCTCGGACGCGGCCCGCGCCAAGTTCGACGAGGCCGTCCAGGGCATGCCGGACACCCCGAGCCTCAAGCGCCGTCTGGCCAAGGTCCGCGAGGCCGAGAAGACCCTCGAGGACCTGCGCAAGACCGCGTACGCCAAGGGCGTCGAGGCCAAGAACCCGGTCCTCACCGAAGAGGGCTACACGGCGATCCCGCACTACCTGAGCACGTTCTCCAACGAGCTCGGCCTGGGCACCGGCAACATCACCAGCTACGGCCGCATGGTGTACGCGGTCGACCTCGCCAAGTCCGCGGAGTCGCTCCAGCGTTCCATCGGCCTGCACCTGTTGCTGCGGCCCAGCGACGACGCCAAGACCTTCCAGATGCAGGTCAAGGCGTTCAACTCGTACAACTACCTGGAGTTCATCGCCCTCGGCGAGTTCGACGCCGGTGGTACGGACGCCGACAGCCAGCACCTCAAGGACGTCATGACGACCCGGGCGGCCAAGGTCGCCCAGGAGTTCCCCGGGGCCAAGCAGCAGGCCGACAACGGCCCGCACATCGGCGCCGCCCCGGCCGCCGACGGTTCGATCTACAACGGGATGGCCGCCGCGATCGGCGAGGGCCGGACCGTCAAGCAGCTCAAGGCCGAGGGCATCACCCCCGAGGCCTGGATGGCCGCGTCCACCTCCAAGTTCGACGGCTACAGCGAGATCGAGGACGACCTCGTCGGCAAGGCCGTGACCGAGGCCGGCCAGATCGCCGACGACGCCAAGTCCACCGCGTACATCAACGGCGCGATCGTCGTGGTCTCGCTGCTCGCCGCCTTCATCCTGGCCGGCATGGTGGCCCGCCAGATGAGCCGCTCGATGCGCCGGCTGCGCAACGCCGCCTTCGACGTGGCCGAGCAGCGCCTGCCGATGCTCGTCGACCAGCTCTCGCGCACCGAACCGGGCCGGGTCGACACCCGGGTCGAGGCGATCCCGATCGACTCCACGGACGAGATCGGCGAGGTCGCCCGCGCCTTCGACCAGGTGCACCGCGAGGCCGTCCGGCTCGCCGCCGAGCAGGCCCTGCTGCGGGGCAACGTCAACGCGATCTTCACCAACCTCTCGCGTCGCAACCAGTCCCTGATCGAGGGCCAGTTGACCCTCATCACCGACCTGGAGAACAACGAGGCCGACCCGGACCAGCTGGAGAGCCTGTTCAAGCTGGACCACCTGGCGACCCGTATGCGCCGCAACGGCGAGAACCTCCTGGTCCTCGCGGGCGAGGAGCCGGGCCGCCGCTGGGACCAGCCGGTCCCGCTGGTCGACGTGTTGCGCGCGGCCTCCTCCGAGGTGGAGTCCTACGAGCGCATCGAGCTGTCCGGCGTGCCGGAGGCCGAGATCCACGGCCGGGCCGTGACCGACCTCGTGCACCTGCTCGCCGAGCTCCTGGAGAACGCCACCACGTTCTCCTCGCCGCAGACCAAGGTCCGCGTCACCGCGACCCGTCTTCCCGACGGCCGTGTGATGGTCGAGATCCACGACAAGGGCATCGGCCTGACCGCCGAGGACTTCGCGGACATCAACCACCGCCTGGCCAACCCGCCGACCGTGGACGCCGCCGTCTCGCAGCGCATGGGCCTGTTCGTGGTCGGCCGCCTCGCCGACCGGCACGGCATCCGCGTCCAGCTCCGTCCCTCGGGCGAGCAGGCCGGCACCACGTCCCTGGTCATGCTCCCGGACCCGATCACCCATGGTGGCGGTGGCGAGAGCGCCTCGATGGGCGACGACTTCACGGTCTCCTCGATCATCCCCGAGCAGCACCAGCAGCAGCCGTACGAGGCGGCCCCGGCCCCGATGCGCACCGCGGCCGAGCTCGGCTTCGACGACTCGCGGTACGAGACCGGCGAGCAGGCCGATCCGCACGAACTCGACCCGGTGAACCGGTCGTTGATGCGTGAGGAGCGCCGCGCGGCCCTGGAGGCCCAGGCACAGGGCGGCGAACGCCCCCTGTTCCGCGACGAGGTCGAGCCGCAGCAGCACCAGGCGTACGACGGCTCGTACGACAACCAGCAGCAGTACCTCGGGCAGGACCAGTCCTACGAGGGCTCCTACGAGCCCCAGCGGACCGACGGCTACGACGGCTCGTACCAGAACCAGCCGTACGCCCCCGAGCACACCGGTGGCTACGCCCAGGACTCCTACGCGCCCCAGGACGGTTACCGCGAGTCGGCCTATCCGGAAGGCTCCTACGCGGAGCCCACGGCCGACCAGGGACCCTTTGAGGCCCCGTACTCTCCCCAGGCGCCGCAGGACGACTGGCCGCGCGACAACACCTACCAGGAGCCCTACGCGGCCCCCTTCCAGCCGGAAGCGGAATCCGCCGAGGAGCCCCGGGGCGTTCCCGGGGGCGCCGCGGACCGCGTAGGCTTCGACCGTCCGGGCGCCACCCCGGCCCCCGCACACGAGTTGACCGACGCCGGTCTGCCGCGGCGCGGCGGCCCCCAGGGCTGGACGGCCGAGTCCGAGCAGGAGCAGGAGCGGCCCGAGACGTCGGACGGACCGGCAGGCGACTGGCGCTCGACCAACGACGAGCGCTGGACGCGGGCCGAGAAGCTCCGTGAGCCCAAGGCCGGCGGGGTCACTCCCTCCGGTCTCCCCCGGCGGGTGCCCAAGGCCAATCTGGTCGAGGGCGCGGCCGAGCAGACCCCGCAGGGCGGCCCCCAGGTCTCCCGCGCTCCGGAGGACGTCCGCGGCAGGTTGAGCAACCTGCGCCGCGGTGTCCAGCAGGGCCGTAACGCGGGGTCGGAGACAAGTAACACCTACAACCAGGAGCGTTAG
- a CDS encoding roadblock/LC7 domain-containing protein — translation MSQAAQNLNWLITNFVDNTPGVSHTVVVSADGLLLAMSEGFPRDRADQLAAVASGLTSLTAGASRIFEGGAVNQTVVEMERGFLFIMSVSDGSSLAVLSHPEADIGLVGYEMALLVDRAGSVLTPDLRAELQGSLLN, via the coding sequence ATGAGCCAGGCGGCGCAGAATCTGAACTGGTTGATCACCAACTTCGTGGACAACACCCCCGGGGTGTCCCACACGGTGGTGGTCTCCGCCGACGGACTCCTGCTGGCGATGTCCGAAGGCTTCCCCCGGGACCGGGCCGATCAGCTGGCGGCCGTGGCCTCCGGTCTGACGTCCCTCACCGCGGGCGCCTCCCGGATCTTCGAAGGCGGCGCCGTCAACCAGACGGTGGTGGAGATGGAGCGCGGCTTCCTCTTCATCATGTCCGTCTCCGACGGTTCCTCGCTCGCCGTCCTCTCCCACCCGGAGGCCGACATCGGCCTGGTGGGTTACGAGATGGCGCTGCTCGTGGACCGGGCCGGGAGCGTGCTGACTCCCGACCTCCGCGCGGAGCTTCAGGGAAGCCTTCTTAACTAG
- a CDS encoding DUF742 domain-containing protein: MTTPPGGHPYSGGQQSPGEHGQNRFNYPSAPGRQGQGQGQYQGPYQQPNRRPGPYDQPPQPRIETVQPRQSPQSSPAGGTHNPLVRPYAMTGGRTRPRYQLAIEALVHTTAEPARLQGQLPEHQRICHLCREIKSVAEISALLTIPLGVARILVADLAEAGLVAIHQPGGDESAGGQPDVTLLERVLSGLRKL; encoded by the coding sequence GTGACAACACCCCCAGGCGGGCACCCCTACAGCGGTGGACAGCAGTCTCCGGGTGAGCACGGCCAGAACCGCTTCAACTACCCCTCCGCGCCCGGCAGACAGGGTCAGGGCCAGGGCCAGTACCAGGGGCCCTACCAGCAGCCGAACCGCCGGCCCGGCCCCTATGACCAGCCGCCGCAGCCCCGCATCGAAACGGTGCAGCCGCGGCAGAGCCCGCAGTCCTCACCCGCGGGAGGCACGCACAATCCCCTTGTGCGTCCGTACGCCATGACCGGCGGCCGTACGCGGCCGCGCTACCAGCTCGCCATCGAGGCGCTGGTGCACACCACGGCCGAACCGGCAAGGCTGCAAGGGCAGTTGCCCGAGCACCAGCGGATCTGCCACCTGTGCCGCGAGATCAAGTCGGTCGCCGAGATCTCGGCACTCCTCACCATCCCCCTCGGCGTTGCCCGGATCCTCGTAGCCGACCTGGCCGAGGCCGGACTTGTCGCCATCCACCAGCCCGGCGGCGACGAGTCCGCCGGCGGACAGCCAGACGTGACACTGCTCGAAAGGGTGCTCAGTGGACTTCGCAAGCTCTAG
- a CDS encoding GTP-binding protein: MDFASSSGGAARSTTSAKIVVAGGFGVGKTTFVGAVSEINPLRTEAVMTSASAGIDDLTHTGDKTTTTVAMDFGRITLDQDLILYLFGTPGQDRFWFMWDDLVRGAIGAVVLVDTRRLADCFPAVDYFENSGLPFVIALNGFDGHQPYTPDEVREALQIGPDTPIIVTDARHRADAKSALITLVEHALMARLR; the protein is encoded by the coding sequence GTGGACTTCGCAAGCTCTAGCGGCGGTGCCGCCCGTTCCACCACGTCGGCGAAGATCGTGGTGGCGGGCGGCTTCGGCGTGGGCAAGACCACGTTCGTCGGCGCGGTCTCGGAGATCAACCCCCTGCGCACCGAAGCCGTGATGACGTCCGCGAGCGCGGGCATCGACGACCTGACCCACACCGGGGACAAGACGACCACCACGGTCGCCATGGACTTCGGCCGCATCACCCTCGACCAGGACCTCATCCTCTACCTGTTCGGCACCCCCGGACAGGACCGCTTCTGGTTCATGTGGGACGACCTCGTCCGCGGCGCCATCGGCGCCGTCGTCCTCGTCGACACCCGCCGCCTCGCCGACTGCTTCCCCGCCGTCGACTACTTCGAAAACTCAGGACTCCCCTTCGTCATCGCCCTCAACGGCTTCGACGGACACCAGCCCTACACACCCGACGAAGTACGCGAAGCACTCCAGATCGGGCCCGACACCCCCATCATCGTCACCGACGCACGCCACCGCGCCGACGCCAAAAGCGCCCTCATCACCCTCGTCGAACACGCCCTCATGGCCCGCCTCCGCTGA
- a CDS encoding alpha/beta fold hydrolase, giving the protein MTEPTIGTLKVPGATLRYEVRGTGPVLLLIPGGGGDAGIFEPVADALADRFTVVTYDPRGHSRSPLDGPDVDQRVETQAEDAHRLLDRVAPDGSPAYVFGTSSGAIVAVELLIRHPERIARVVAHEPVLVSLLPDAAEHHAFFSHVVATFREAGVDAAMAEMSAGCGEERGEKPDLSGLSPRMLTTFERVRGNSAFFLGRVLGPFSAHEPDLAQLDACGGKLVPAVGWASYGLRLWRPAAWLGERYGVALAEFAGGHVGVVTHPAPFAGTLAALLR; this is encoded by the coding sequence ATGACTGAACCGACCATCGGCACGCTGAAGGTGCCGGGCGCCACCCTGCGCTACGAGGTGCGCGGCACCGGGCCCGTACTGCTGCTCATCCCGGGAGGCGGCGGGGACGCCGGGATCTTCGAGCCGGTCGCCGACGCGCTCGCCGACCGCTTCACGGTGGTGACCTACGATCCCCGCGGCCACTCCCGCAGCCCGCTCGACGGGCCGGACGTGGACCAGCGCGTCGAGACCCAGGCCGAGGACGCCCACCGGCTGCTCGACCGGGTGGCGCCGGACGGGTCGCCCGCGTACGTCTTCGGCACCAGCTCGGGGGCGATCGTCGCGGTGGAGCTGCTCATACGGCACCCCGAGCGCATCGCGCGGGTGGTCGCGCACGAGCCCGTACTCGTCTCGCTGCTGCCCGACGCGGCCGAGCACCACGCCTTTTTCAGCCATGTCGTGGCGACCTTCCGCGAGGCGGGGGTGGACGCCGCGATGGCCGAGATGAGTGCGGGGTGCGGTGAGGAGCGGGGCGAGAAGCCGGACCTGTCCGGGCTCTCGCCGCGGATGCTCACCACGTTCGAGCGGGTGCGGGGGAACTCGGCGTTCTTCCTGGGGCGCGTTCTGGGGCCGTTCAGTGCGCATGAGCCGGATCTGGCTCAACTCGACGCGTGCGGGGGGAAGTTGGTGCCGGCGGTGGGGTGGGCGTCGTACGGGTTGCGGCTGTGGCGGCCGGCGGCGTGGTTGGGGGAGCGGTACGGGGTCGCTCTCGCGGAGTTCGCGGGGGGCCACGTGGGGGTGGTGACCCACCCGGCCCCCTTCGCCGGGACCCTGGCCGCTCTACTGCGCTGA
- a CDS encoding TetR/AcrR family transcriptional regulator, which yields MVRVGLTAERLAAAGAELADDVGFEGLTVSALARRFGVKDASLYSHIKNLRELRQRVTLYAASEFIDSIAAAVAGRAGKDALVAFADAYRAYALAHPGRYAATQHQVDPELLAGSTVMARTADTTYGMLRAYGLTEPDLTDAVRLLRSTFHGYISLEAEGGFGHPREVQRSWERGVQALHILLEHWPRDQDQEKAQEKDQEKEGGEER from the coding sequence ATGGTGCGCGTGGGGCTGACGGCCGAGCGGCTCGCCGCGGCGGGTGCCGAGCTGGCCGACGACGTCGGGTTCGAGGGCTTGACGGTGTCCGCGCTCGCGCGGCGCTTCGGCGTCAAGGACGCGAGCCTGTATTCGCACATCAAGAACCTCCGCGAGCTGCGCCAGCGGGTCACGCTGTACGCGGCGAGCGAGTTCATCGACTCCATCGCGGCGGCCGTCGCGGGCCGGGCCGGCAAGGACGCCCTGGTCGCCTTCGCCGACGCCTACCGGGCGTACGCGCTGGCCCACCCCGGCCGGTACGCCGCCACCCAGCACCAGGTCGACCCCGAACTGCTCGCCGGCTCTACGGTCATGGCGCGCACCGCGGACACGACCTACGGGATGCTCCGCGCCTACGGCCTCACCGAGCCCGACCTCACCGACGCGGTACGCCTGCTGCGCAGCACCTTCCACGGCTACATCAGCCTCGAAGCGGAGGGCGGATTCGGCCACCCCCGCGAGGTGCAGAGGTCGTGGGAGCGCGGGGTCCAGGCCCTGCACATCCTGCTGGAGCACTGGCCCAGAGACCAAGACCAAGAGAAAGCCCAAGAGAAAGACCAAGAGAAAGAGGGGGGAGAAGAACGATGA
- a CDS encoding acyl-CoA carboxylase subunit epsilon: MTTSNPNSSESLLRVEKGDAAPEELAAITAVLLARAAAQPAAAPKRGRSTAGWRRLERTPGFRAPHSWQG, from the coding sequence TTGACCACCTCGAACCCCAACTCGTCCGAGTCCCTGCTCCGCGTGGAGAAGGGCGACGCCGCTCCCGAGGAGCTCGCCGCGATCACCGCGGTCCTGCTCGCGCGGGCCGCCGCCCAGCCCGCAGCCGCGCCCAAGCGCGGGCGCTCCACCGCCGGCTGGCGCCGCCTGGAGCGCACCCCCGGCTTCCGCGCCCCCCACTCCTGGCAGGGCTGA
- a CDS encoding acyl-CoA carboxylase subunit beta, whose product MTVVDQTPGEPSDTRGRVAELLALREEARRGPSERATEAQHAKGKLTARERIDLLLDPDSFHEVEQLRRHRAVGFGLEAKKPYTDGVITGWGTVEGRTVFVYAHDFRIFGGALGEAHATKIHKIMDMAIAAGAPLVSLNDGAGARIQEGVSALAGYGGIFQRNTRASGVIPQISVMLGPCAGGAAYSPALTDFVFMVRETSQMFITGPDVVRAVTGEEITQNGLGGADVHAETSGVAHFAYDDEETCLAEVRYLISMLPSNNRENPPVHPSDDPADRRSEVLLDLVPADGNRPYDMHKVIEELVDDGDFLEVHERWARNIICALARFDGQVVGIVANQPQSLAGVLDIEASEKAARFVQMCDAFNIPIVTLLDVPGFLPGVSQEHGGIIRHGAKLLYAYCNATVPRISLILRKAYGGAYIVMDSQSIGADLTYAWPTNEIAVMGAEGAANVIFRRQIAEAEDPEAMRTRMVKEYKAELMHPYYAAERGLVDDVIDPAETRAVLIASLAMLKTKHADLPSRKHGNPPQ is encoded by the coding sequence ATGACCGTTGTGGACCAGACCCCGGGTGAGCCGAGCGATACGCGTGGACGTGTGGCGGAACTCCTCGCCCTGCGTGAGGAAGCCCGTCGTGGGCCCAGTGAGCGCGCGACCGAGGCGCAGCATGCCAAGGGCAAGCTGACCGCCCGCGAGCGCATCGACCTGCTGCTCGACCCGGACTCGTTCCACGAGGTGGAGCAGTTGCGCCGGCACCGGGCGGTGGGCTTCGGCCTGGAGGCGAAGAAGCCGTACACCGACGGTGTGATCACCGGTTGGGGCACGGTGGAGGGCCGCACGGTCTTCGTGTACGCCCATGACTTCCGCATCTTCGGCGGCGCGCTGGGCGAGGCCCACGCCACGAAGATCCACAAGATCATGGACATGGCCATCGCGGCGGGCGCGCCCCTGGTCTCCCTGAACGACGGTGCGGGCGCCCGGATCCAGGAGGGCGTCAGCGCGCTCGCCGGTTATGGCGGCATTTTCCAGCGCAACACCAGGGCGTCGGGTGTGATCCCGCAGATCTCGGTGATGCTGGGCCCGTGCGCGGGCGGCGCCGCCTACAGCCCCGCCCTGACGGACTTCGTCTTCATGGTCCGCGAGACGTCCCAGATGTTCATCACGGGACCGGACGTGGTGCGCGCGGTGACGGGCGAGGAGATTACCCAGAACGGCCTCGGCGGCGCGGACGTGCACGCCGAGACCTCCGGCGTGGCGCACTTCGCGTACGACGACGAGGAGACGTGCCTGGCGGAGGTGCGGTATCTGATCTCGATGCTCCCCTCCAACAACCGGGAGAACCCGCCGGTCCACCCGAGCGACGACCCGGCCGACCGCCGCTCGGAGGTCCTGCTCGACCTGGTGCCCGCCGACGGCAACCGCCCGTACGACATGCACAAGGTGATCGAGGAGCTCGTCGACGACGGCGACTTCCTGGAGGTCCACGAGCGCTGGGCCCGCAACATCATCTGCGCGCTGGCGCGCTTCGACGGCCAGGTCGTCGGCATCGTGGCCAACCAGCCGCAGTCGCTGGCGGGCGTCCTGGACATCGAGGCCTCGGAGAAGGCGGCCCGCTTCGTCCAGATGTGTGACGCCTTCAACATCCCGATCGTCACCCTGTTGGACGTCCCCGGCTTCCTGCCGGGCGTCTCCCAGGAGCACGGTGGGATCATCCGGCACGGCGCGAAGCTGCTGTACGCGTACTGCAACGCGACGGTTCCGCGGATCTCGCTGATCCTGCGCAAGGCGTACGGCGGCGCGTACATCGTCATGGACTCCCAGTCCATCGGCGCGGACCTCACCTACGCATGGCCCACCAACGAGATCGCGGTGATGGGCGCGGAGGGCGCGGCGAACGTCATCTTCCGTCGGCAGATCGCGGAGGCCGAGGACCCCGAGGCGATGCGGACCCGCATGGTCAAGGAGTACAAGGCCGAGCTCATGCACCCGTACTACGCGGCCGAGCGCGGCCTGGTGGACGACGTGATCGACCCGGCGGAGACCCGGGCCGTTCTGATCGCCTCCCTCGCGATGCTCAAGACCAAGCACGCCGACCTGCCGTCCCGCAAGCACGGCAACCCGCCTCAGTAA